In the Uranotaenia lowii strain MFRU-FL chromosome 1, ASM2978415v1, whole genome shotgun sequence genome, CTTATTCGAGCAGTTAAACCGTCAATCCTAAGGAAAGAATACAGAAGTCACTGTTTGCTGTAAAAATGGTTCCAAATGTAAATTCTCAATTCACCTCAACATTTTACACACGAGCAGAAGTCTCAATTTAAatgaatctttttttatcatagcAGAAGTCTCAATTCATTGCCACTTTCTCTTAAAAACAACAGTCTCAATcgattgtacatttttttttagaatcttTTATTCTTTTCTGATTGCTGTAGTCTCAATCCATTCTGGTGGGTTTTACGTGTACTGGTGGAAGTCTCAACctgttgcaatattttttttcccacATTTAAATTGATGTGCTGTTTTAAGCAGAAGTTTCATCCTGTAAAGTTTTCTCTTAGAGAATCGATCGGTCATAACtataattcaactttttttttctaatatttctcAAAAACAGAAGTCTCAGTtcacctcaattttttttcggtaaaatttgAGCTCACTGTAAAAGCTTCCAATTAAATAGTTGAGACTTCCCTCAGCCCACTTGAACATCTTTCCTACAAATTGAAGTTCCAATTCACTCCCATGTTTTCTTATCATCGGCAGACTTAATTCAATACCACTTTCTCTTACAAGCTGAAGTCTCAACCAATTGTGGTTTGTAgttcaaaatataaaagtttattttaatattcTCGTGAAGGCAGAAGTTTCAATTCACAATAATCGTTTTTGAAGCATTCAATTCGAAAACTTCTTTCATACGAGTAGGTTTTACCCAACTTATCTGTTTTCATAAGCTATGATAGATCCACtgtaataattttcttttcagaGAAGTGGAAATCTCAATTCGCAAAAGAGTATGCAGAAGGGCTTATCTTCTTTGTTACTGTTttacatattcaaaattttagagtCGATTGAGATTTTCTAAtaagcagaaataaaaaataaatcacaggaaaaaaaatgttgtaattttttgtttgttttgattatagtcgttttaacatctttatgtcattcgcgacttatatcaacgatgcagttggcggacagtcattgaaaaacttatccggtacaactgtgatcgatgtttactcttgggctcgaactcacggacatcggctcaggataACAAATGTTGCAatgttttgaattattatttccaATCAGagcttttgtttgatttatggATTACAATGATTTGTTTAGCAAGTATTTAAAAAGTATATTTCTTGGCTTCCGAAGCGAAGTCCTTGATTGACAGCGGCTATTGTTTGCTGTTAAAGTTTACTCAGGTGGACAGTGCCGGAATAGAAATGTGCTGCACCAGCAGCACGAATAGAATGACGTATGTTATTGAACAACACTTGGAAAAGGTACTGCAAGGTGGAAAGGTGCTGCTAGTTCCAGTGATACTTTCAGGGGGCGTCGATTGGATTAATCGCGGTGATGGCTTTTAGGAGAGGATTAGttctgttgctgttgtttttgCTCGGTATCAGCTGTTTGAAGACATCAAGAGATATTTTCGAGGTTAGTTTAGtgagtttcaaaaaagttatgtttgtTTTCCACATTTTGGTTACTAACATTGTACTGTCTTAAAAAAGTATTTGTTGATTCAACACAAAATGTCTTCGTTTCGAATGATTTATTCCAAAAgcaattattcaaataaaacaaatgtttagttgtccaaaaccatataaaaacttctttaaaaggCATGCTTTTCTAGGGACTGGAAGCGGGTGTAACTAGCTCGAAAAGTACAGCTCAAAGTTCAAGCGTCTTCGATGAGGAAATGCAAACCTGTGCCGATGATCTCATTCCGAATGAAGCTTTGCCGTTGGAAGAGTTCCAACTTCTAGGCAGTAAGGTGTTGAACAAGGTCAAAGAAGTTCCTAAGCCACCACCACTTCCAGACTTGACACTTGTCAAGGATCAAATCGTCAACATTTTTCATATGCCAAATTTCCAAGAGGGGATGAACAATCTAAGGAATATGATTGAGCAACACAAAAAGATACTGGATACTTACGGCGAGCAGTGGCTGGGGTTCTTCAAGAAAACTCAAACCGAAATGGTGGAGAAGGTAAAACAGGAAATTCAGAAACAGAACAAGGAAGTTACAGCTTTCTTCAACAAACATCTGTCCGAGTTCGACGAAGTATGCAAACCGGACGCGGAGAAGTGTCTCAGCAACATTGAAAACCATTTGGAAATCTATCAAAAGAAGCTGAACGAAAACGTCGGAGCTTGCAAGGAATTTGCCGAACGACAACTGCAGCAACACGAACAGTGGATTAAGAACGAACAAGACAAACTCAGCAAGCCACTGCTAGCCATTCAGGGATGCTTCGACACGAATCGGCTACTGAGTAGCATGGCTTCGTGCTTCGGGAATTTGGTTCGTGTTTCGACGATAATGTTTGCCTGAACAATAACAGTAACAATCGTTTCTCCCTTTGTTTTCACAGATCAGTAACGTCATCAGCAAGCTGACGGAGGGACTGCAAACGTTTGCTGCCGCGATGGGTTCGGCATCCGAAAGTTTGCAGACCAGGATGGGCAAGTTCCAGTCCTGCGTTGTGGATCGGAAAAAGTTGCTGGACAGGGGCCGAGACAAGCTGGCGGCCAAGGCGGCCGCTTGTTTGGAGAAGGCTCCGAAGGATGCGGGTGCCGGTGTTTTTTCGGATTGATGTGATTTGCGCAATAAAATTCGAgctgtaaaaatgaaaatgtttttttttaaattcattccctaaaagtgtttgaaaaacagcGCGATATTCTTGTTATGAGTTTACATTGATTGAGAGAACAGTTTGAGATAGTAAAACTTGAATCGAGAAAATTCACATAAATGCTTAGAAATTCACATGAATAACTGCGTAAAGCTATAAAAATACTGGTTTAAAGGAGCAGCTAAAATATAGTTGAGAACATTACTTCAAGTGAGAAGACGGCTTGAAATGGTCAAAACAAAGTGAATCGAGAGGACAGTTGAATCATTTTGATGATTAATTAATAAGAAAAGAAATAGTAAGTGTTGAAGCAACATATTTTcagaataatttataatttgtaGTCtctgtaatgtaatgtaatgtctCTGATGAAGCAATTTGCTAAAACAAGCGGAAGTCTCAATCCACGAAAACTTGTTTTCCTAAGAAGCAGTTTCGGTCCacagttaaacaaaaaacaaaacttatttcCATCCACTTTAAACCTAATTCTAACCAGCGAAAATTTCATCCACTCGAACGTCTTAAAAATGAGAAGTAGTCCCAATCCattgtatcatttttaacataaataagtttcactgagatttaCCAACACCAATTTTAGTAGCAGAAGTCTCTATCTCTTTGAGTAGGTTTTCTCTAACGATGTTCCTCATAAGCAGATGATGCAATGTGCTGTAAGATTTTATTAATAAGaaatctgtaaatttttcaCAGAAGTCTCAATTCACGAAATCGAAATTCACAAACAATCTATTCTACCTTTGTTtaagtttgtcatttttattttcttcaagtgaaaaaataaatctgtcTTCGAGAAGGTGTCTAAATGTAACTGTACCTCTTGAGGGGAAGTCTCAACccactgtaatttttttttataaacagaaGATCTCCTCCATTTCatccagtgattgaattttgctgagcatgaattgatcaaccttctctcgcaggaagcaaaggttgctttgaggtagcgaaaacgacaaaaccgatgatgcatacgctctcaatatggcccgccttcaagaagcagtataggggaaaagttcatataacgccccatgtggctaatacgcgccacccttgttttgaagaatctgaaacattttaagtctgcaaaatattaccaatttgttttaaatgctgtgattagtcatggcaagtatgaattttcccttaaaattcccctgtgtcgtgataatttcacaatttaggtttttcttcatttcgatctaaattttaaaacactttcaataaggtgtcaccaagcagagaaaaacgaataagacaatattttctgacacatcgatagaggagaatttaaactataattttatgctaaaaaatcattctgaactcgctaaggtatgctttttatgggtatgttctatcacggcccatgcgctcgttataacgcgccaatcgtagtaggctgaaaatagcattaatttttcaaaaagcccaattttcattgaaaatgaacaaaatgtctaaaaccatattttgagcgttcattcagcccaaaaaatctacttttagtttttttttaaattttgattagtccattttgatttacttttcagtcaaagtgtctgtaagtattggtgtgttttcgatcttcggctgctttcgggtgtgttcggctgct is a window encoding:
- the LOC129757204 gene encoding uncharacterized protein LOC129757204 isoform X2; translated protein: MAFRRGLVLLLLFLLGISCLKTSRDIFEGLEAGVTSSKSTAQSSSVFDEEMQTCADDLIPNEALPLEEFQLLGSKVLNKVKEVPKPPPLPDLTLVKDQIVNIFHMPNFQEGMNNLRNMIEQHKKILDTYGEQWLGFFKKTQTEMVEKVKQEIQKQNKEVTAFFNKHLSEFDEVCKPDAEKCLSNIENHLEIYQKKLNENVGACKEFAERQLQQHEQWIKNEQDKLSKPLLAIQGCFDTNRLLSSMASCFGNLISNVISKLTEGLQTFAAAMGSASESLQTRMGKFQSCVVDRKKLLDRGRDKLAAKAAACLEKAPKDAGAGVFSD
- the LOC129757204 gene encoding uncharacterized protein LOC129757204 isoform X1 encodes the protein MAFRRGLVLLLLFLLGISCLKTSRDIFEVSLGLEAGVTSSKSTAQSSSVFDEEMQTCADDLIPNEALPLEEFQLLGSKVLNKVKEVPKPPPLPDLTLVKDQIVNIFHMPNFQEGMNNLRNMIEQHKKILDTYGEQWLGFFKKTQTEMVEKVKQEIQKQNKEVTAFFNKHLSEFDEVCKPDAEKCLSNIENHLEIYQKKLNENVGACKEFAERQLQQHEQWIKNEQDKLSKPLLAIQGCFDTNRLLSSMASCFGNLISNVISKLTEGLQTFAAAMGSASESLQTRMGKFQSCVVDRKKLLDRGRDKLAAKAAACLEKAPKDAGAGVFSD